One window of Pseudacidobacterium ailaaui genomic DNA carries:
- a CDS encoding M20 family metallopeptidase, producing the protein MIEPKASYSTDTLLKAARARQKELLGLVCAFVEIESPSDHKPAVDRCVAFVAEQCRHRGGRVRLHRQKRFGDLLEARFGPEKSTRKPILLLGHLDTVWPLGTLKSMPFRIAKGRAWGPGVLDMKAGVAMALTALSILDEQKRLRRPVILLLNSDEEVGSTTSRPVTERLAAKAEAVYVLEPAQGLEGAYKTARKGIGNYRVSVKGVAAHSGVDFERGHSAITELARQALRITGFTDLKRGTTVNIGTIQGGTRSNVVAAEAHAEVDVRIARARDAARLEKHFRSLRVFDNKCTLHVEGGLNRPPMERTPGTVALFRRAAAHARALGFDLQEAATGGGSDGNFTSALGVPTLDGMGAVGEGAHAAHESILLEHLAPRTALLAAMLE; encoded by the coding sequence ATGATTGAACCAAAAGCTAGTTACTCTACGGATACCCTTCTGAAGGCCGCCCGCGCCCGACAGAAAGAACTGCTCGGCCTGGTCTGCGCTTTCGTTGAAATCGAGTCGCCCAGCGACCACAAGCCTGCCGTGGACCGCTGTGTTGCCTTTGTCGCAGAGCAATGCAGGCATCGGGGTGGCCGTGTCCGCCTTCATCGGCAGAAGCGTTTTGGCGACCTGCTTGAGGCCCGCTTCGGCCCGGAAAAAAGCACACGCAAGCCCATTCTTTTGCTCGGACATCTCGATACGGTCTGGCCCCTGGGGACACTAAAGAGTATGCCCTTCCGCATCGCCAAAGGGCGCGCCTGGGGACCGGGTGTTCTGGACATGAAGGCCGGAGTGGCAATGGCGCTGACGGCCCTCTCCATCCTGGACGAACAGAAGCGGCTCCGCCGTCCGGTCATCCTGTTGCTCAACAGCGACGAGGAAGTGGGTAGCACAACATCACGTCCGGTCACCGAAAGGCTGGCCGCAAAAGCAGAAGCCGTCTATGTCCTTGAGCCTGCACAGGGACTCGAAGGCGCATACAAGACGGCGCGGAAGGGAATTGGCAATTATCGCGTGAGCGTAAAGGGCGTGGCCGCACACAGCGGTGTGGATTTCGAGCGTGGACACAGCGCCATCACTGAACTGGCGCGGCAGGCCTTGCGTATCACCGGTTTTACTGATTTAAAACGCGGCACTACCGTAAATATTGGAACCATTCAGGGCGGCACGCGATCCAATGTTGTAGCAGCCGAGGCCCATGCTGAAGTGGATGTCCGCATCGCGAGGGCCAGAGATGCCGCACGCTTGGAGAAACATTTTCGTTCCCTGCGCGTCTTTGATAACAAGTGTACGCTGCACGTGGAAGGCGGACTGAACCGTCCTCCGATGGAGCGTACTCCCGGTACAGTCGCACTGTTCCGTCGGGCCGCTGCCCATGCCCGCGCGCTTGGATTCGATTTGCAGGAAGCAGCCACCGGAGGCGGCTCCGATGGCAACTTCACCTCCGCGCTCGGTGTCCCCACTCTCGATGGAATGGGAGCGGTGGGAGAAGGCGCACATGCCGCGCACGAATCTATTCTGCTCGAACACCTGGCGCCGCGTACGGCTCTGCTGGCCGCCATGCTGGAATGA
- a CDS encoding ABC transporter ATP-binding protein yields MIAVQGLTKRYAHTTAIDNITFSVSKGQVVGFLGPNGAGKTTTMRILTCFLPPTAGTANVAGFDVLKNPMEVKRRIGYLPETPPIYPEMETAEYLRFAGKLKGLSGAELEKRVDFVCGRCFIGDVRSKLLGKLSKGYRQRVGLAQAILHDPDVLILDEPTAGLDPKQINETRDLIKSLAGDHTIILSTHILPEVEQTCEQVIIINKGKLIAIDSVHDLQARARGAELLLLEIRGRNGTLDAAAVQQKLEQVPGVHKAICRPHKDHGLQVEIEGQRGKLVRGDLARAVVESGWDLNELRGSALSLEEIFLELTGKENSFLPEDTTKESNA; encoded by the coding sequence ATGATTGCGGTCCAAGGTCTTACAAAAAGATACGCTCACACCACAGCCATTGATAACATCACGTTTTCTGTCTCCAAAGGACAGGTGGTCGGTTTCCTCGGTCCCAATGGCGCTGGAAAAACCACAACCATGCGCATTCTCACCTGCTTTCTGCCTCCCACGGCAGGCACGGCGAATGTGGCCGGCTTCGATGTCCTCAAGAATCCGATGGAAGTCAAACGGCGCATCGGCTATCTTCCTGAGACTCCGCCGATCTACCCGGAAATGGAGACCGCTGAATATCTGCGCTTTGCAGGAAAGCTCAAGGGCCTCTCGGGCGCAGAGCTGGAAAAGCGCGTGGACTTTGTTTGCGGACGCTGCTTTATCGGTGATGTTCGCAGCAAACTGCTCGGAAAACTTTCCAAAGGCTACCGGCAACGGGTGGGTCTGGCCCAGGCCATTCTTCATGACCCTGACGTGCTCATTCTCGATGAGCCCACCGCCGGCCTGGACCCCAAGCAGATCAATGAGACGCGGGACCTCATCAAAAGCCTCGCCGGCGACCACACCATTATTCTCAGCACCCACATCCTGCCCGAGGTTGAGCAGACCTGCGAGCAGGTCATCATCATCAACAAAGGCAAATTGATCGCCATTGACTCGGTCCATGACCTGCAGGCCAGGGCCCGTGGTGCTGAGTTGCTTCTTCTTGAAATCAGAGGGCGCAACGGCACACTGGATGCCGCGGCCGTGCAGCAGAAGCTTGAGCAGGTCCCCGGGGTCCACAAGGCCATCTGCCGGCCCCACAAAGACCATGGTCTGCAGGTGGAAATCGAGGGCCAGCGCGGAAAACTGGTCCGCGGCGACCTGGCCCGCGCCGTCGTCGAATCCGGCTGGGACCTCAATGAGCTGCGCGGGTCTGCACTCTCTCTGGAGGAAATCTTCCTCGAACTGACCGGAAAGGAGAATTCTTTCCTTCCCGAAGACACTACGAAAGAGTCAAACGCATGA
- a CDS encoding ABC transporter permease: MRNIWTICQKELRSYFASPIAYLLLTMFGLIFGFFFWNALGFFVIEGIEMQLRGSSFPMNVNEQIVRPLLSNVSVVGLFFIPMITMRLFAEEKRSGTFELLATSPVRDMEIILGKWLAALVLYTCLLLFTAADFAFLFVYGNPDWKPLAAGYLGLLLQAGLLLALGTFLSTLTKNQIIAGALTFGICLLLWVSDWVSGYESATWASVLSYLSVLTHFDSFAKGVLASRDVVFYLTGIFLGLFLTARSLESLRWRS, translated from the coding sequence ATGAGAAATATCTGGACCATCTGCCAGAAGGAGCTGAGAAGCTACTTTGCCTCTCCCATCGCTTATCTTCTGCTGACGATGTTCGGTTTGATCTTTGGTTTCTTCTTCTGGAATGCGCTTGGTTTCTTTGTCATTGAAGGCATCGAAATGCAGCTGCGCGGATCCAGCTTCCCCATGAATGTCAATGAGCAGATTGTGCGGCCCCTGCTCTCCAACGTCAGTGTCGTGGGCCTCTTTTTCATCCCCATGATTACCATGCGGCTCTTCGCGGAAGAAAAGCGGTCTGGCACCTTTGAGCTGCTGGCCACATCTCCGGTCCGGGACATGGAAATCATCCTTGGTAAATGGCTCGCGGCCCTGGTCCTCTACACCTGCCTGCTGCTGTTCACCGCAGCCGACTTCGCCTTCCTCTTTGTTTACGGCAATCCAGACTGGAAGCCGCTCGCCGCCGGCTATCTGGGCCTTCTCTTACAGGCCGGCCTGCTGCTGGCGCTTGGCACCTTTCTTTCCACCCTGACCAAAAACCAGATCATTGCCGGCGCCCTTACCTTTGGCATCTGTCTTCTTCTCTGGGTGAGCGACTGGGTCAGCGGATACGAGTCCGCCACCTGGGCTTCGGTCCTGTCCTATCTTTCCGTACTGACGCACTTTGATTCTTTTGCCAAAGGCGTCCTCGCCTCCAGAGACGTCGTTTTCTATCTCACCGGAATCTTTCTGGGACTCTTCCTGACCGCGCGTTCTCTTGAGTCCCTGCGCTGGAGGTCGTAG
- a CDS encoding cupin domain-containing protein, translating into MRTDIEQDAETSQQRPEQGEEQGVSRRAFLGAAAVAGAGAALQAIAQTRTELERGRAGSSASDPGPENTVLLKANPDANLPPFTDRGNMHPIWYSFDLTQKRLQAGGWTHQVTSREISQSRELAGVNMRLTAGSFRELHWHLADEWAIMLTGRARISVMQPDGKMFLDDVGPGDLWYFPAGYPHSIQGLEGDGCEFLLVFDQGDFSEDDTFLLSEFLAHTPPEVVEKNTGWTRQEWDRLPQTALYIFEAALPGPLEEERRFLGKHLEEENRYTFRMGAMPPSFADAHGSVRIVDATNFSVARNIAAAMVSIQPGGIREMHWHPNASEWQYWIKGQGRMTVVGTEAKARTMDFRANDVGFVPAMAGHSIENTGTEELIFLEMFKASRYQDISLNQWMSRMPDSMAKAHLRLPLSTIRRAPQERVPILPR; encoded by the coding sequence ATGAGGACAGACATCGAGCAGGATGCCGAAACCAGTCAGCAAAGGCCAGAACAAGGGGAGGAACAAGGTGTGAGTCGGCGGGCATTTCTGGGCGCTGCTGCTGTGGCGGGTGCGGGAGCGGCCCTTCAGGCGATTGCACAGACGCGGACGGAACTCGAGCGGGGACGCGCGGGAAGCAGTGCTTCAGACCCCGGTCCGGAAAACACTGTTTTGCTGAAGGCGAATCCGGACGCGAACCTGCCGCCGTTTACAGACCGGGGAAATATGCATCCCATCTGGTACTCGTTCGATCTGACACAGAAGCGTCTCCAGGCGGGGGGATGGACGCATCAGGTGACGTCGCGCGAGATCTCGCAGTCGCGGGAGCTGGCGGGCGTCAATATGCGGCTGACGGCCGGATCGTTCCGCGAGCTGCACTGGCACCTGGCGGATGAATGGGCCATCATGCTGACGGGAAGGGCGCGCATTAGCGTGATGCAGCCGGACGGAAAGATGTTTCTGGACGATGTGGGTCCGGGAGACTTGTGGTATTTTCCGGCTGGTTATCCGCATTCCATTCAGGGATTGGAAGGGGACGGATGTGAGTTTCTTCTGGTCTTTGATCAGGGAGACTTCTCAGAGGACGACACATTTCTTCTTTCCGAGTTTCTTGCCCACACGCCTCCGGAGGTCGTGGAGAAAAATACAGGCTGGACGCGCCAGGAGTGGGACCGGCTGCCCCAGACGGCCCTGTACATTTTTGAGGCTGCACTGCCCGGTCCGCTCGAAGAAGAAAGGCGTTTTCTGGGAAAACACCTGGAGGAAGAAAACCGGTACACCTTCCGGATGGGGGCCATGCCGCCGAGTTTTGCAGATGCTCATGGCAGTGTGCGGATTGTGGATGCAACAAATTTTTCCGTAGCAAGAAACATTGCGGCGGCCATGGTGAGCATTCAGCCGGGTGGAATCCGGGAGATGCACTGGCATCCAAATGCGAGCGAGTGGCAGTACTGGATCAAAGGCCAGGGCCGGATGACGGTGGTCGGAACGGAAGCCAAGGCGCGGACGATGGATTTTCGCGCCAATGATGTTGGCTTTGTGCCCGCCATGGCGGGCCACTCAATCGAAAATACGGGAACAGAAGAGCTGATTTTTCTGGAGATGTTCAAGGCATCGCGGTACCAGGACATTTCCCTGAATCAATGGATGTCCCGGATGCCGGATTCCATGGCAAAGGCGCATCTCAGGCTGCCGCTTTCCACGATTCGCCGCGCGCCCCAGGAGCGTGTTCCGATCCTTCCCCGGTGA
- a CDS encoding glycine C-acetyltransferase — MSTALSQRPQLKHLTAALDELRQKGTYFRLRVLEDVQAPVCTYDGRKVINLASNNYLGLCDHPKLREAAIEATRKYGVGSGAVRTIAGTMKVHMELEEKIARFKNVEACVVFQSGFTANAGTVSSILGKEDFIISDELNHASIIDGARLSRAKIKVFRHRDVDHAEELLQEVAHEPGRKLIITDGVFSMDGDIGPVDKLCDLAEKYGAIMMVDDAHASGVLGRNGRGSVDHFHCHGRVDVQVGTLSKAIGALGGYVCGSRDLIDYLYHRARPFLFSTSHPPAVAATCIAAFDLLESEPERMERLWDNTRYFKAELGRIGFDIGGKTTPASETPITPIIIGDGKKTMEFSRALFDAGVMATGIAFPTVPEGKARIRTIMTSEHTRQHLDQALETLEKTARRLGILS; from the coding sequence ATGTCCACAGCACTCTCCCAGCGTCCGCAATTGAAGCACCTGACCGCCGCTCTTGATGAACTCAGACAAAAAGGCACCTACTTCAGACTCCGCGTGCTGGAAGATGTGCAGGCCCCCGTCTGCACCTATGACGGCAGAAAGGTCATCAACCTTGCCTCCAATAATTATCTGGGCCTCTGTGACCATCCGAAGCTGCGCGAGGCCGCCATTGAGGCAACCAGGAAATATGGCGTCGGCTCCGGCGCAGTGCGCACGATTGCAGGCACCATGAAGGTCCACATGGAGCTGGAAGAAAAAATTGCCCGCTTCAAAAACGTCGAGGCCTGTGTCGTCTTCCAGAGTGGATTCACCGCCAATGCCGGCACCGTCTCCTCCATCCTGGGCAAAGAGGACTTCATCATCTCCGATGAGCTGAACCACGCCAGCATTATTGATGGCGCCCGGCTCTCACGCGCGAAAATCAAAGTCTTCCGCCACAGAGACGTGGACCATGCTGAAGAGCTTCTGCAGGAAGTGGCCCATGAGCCTGGGCGCAAGCTCATCATTACGGATGGCGTCTTTTCCATGGACGGCGACATCGGACCTGTGGACAAACTCTGCGACCTGGCCGAGAAATACGGCGCCATTATGATGGTGGACGACGCGCACGCCTCCGGCGTTCTAGGCCGCAACGGACGCGGGTCTGTAGACCACTTCCATTGCCACGGCCGTGTGGACGTGCAGGTCGGCACGCTCTCCAAAGCCATCGGCGCACTAGGCGGCTACGTATGCGGGAGCCGCGACCTGATTGATTATCTTTACCATCGCGCCCGTCCGTTTCTGTTCTCGACCTCGCATCCCCCCGCGGTGGCGGCCACCTGCATTGCCGCCTTTGACCTGCTGGAAAGCGAGCCGGAGCGCATGGAGCGCCTGTGGGACAACACCCGCTACTTTAAAGCAGAGCTGGGCCGCATCGGATTTGACATCGGCGGTAAAACAACACCGGCAAGCGAAACCCCAATTACCCCCATCATCATTGGCGATGGCAAGAAGACAATGGAGTTCTCACGCGCCCTCTTTGATGCAGGCGTCATGGCCACGGGAATCGCCTTTCCCACCGTGCCCGAGGGCAAGGCGCGCATTCGCACCATCATGACCAGCGAGCACACGCGCCAGCATCTTGACCAGGCGCTGGAAACGCTGGAAAAGACCGCCCGCCGACTGGGCATCCTCAGTTAG
- a CDS encoding GldG family protein, translated as MEKQWLKARQTKYAAYVSIYVLLVLAIVVALNVLANRYNKSLDTTANKRYSLSAQTRKIISGLKQDVTITYFNQSSRFRDGKDLLDEYADLSPRVHIKYVDPDKDPQLARQDGVRDFGTAVVQMGDRKETAKSMTEEGITGALILAIKGEARTVCFATGSGEHQIDDTERDGFSRFRDLLSKDGYQSQTINLLQKAEVPGNCTAIVIAGPTHDYQPSAVDAIRKYVENGGRAFFMLDPPFQLGRSQIDPNTALADLLSSWGITLDQDLVLDLNPIGQLAGLGPQVALVTSYSFHPIVNDLKGTAVGLPLARSLQIKDTSKTSVEELFGSSSTSLATTNLSSAAVNVDDPKNKKGPFPLAAAGTYNTGKENLQGRFVVTGSSSWAANRFLGFNGNGDLALNAVNWLTSDEDLISIRPKERDDRRITMTRAQLGRVRFTSQFGLPLLVVVAGLLVWWKRR; from the coding sequence ATGGAGAAACAGTGGCTCAAAGCAAGACAGACAAAATACGCTGCCTACGTGTCCATCTACGTGCTGCTGGTCTTGGCCATTGTTGTTGCCCTCAACGTTCTGGCCAACCGCTACAACAAGTCTCTGGATACGACTGCAAACAAACGCTACAGCCTGTCCGCCCAGACCCGCAAGATCATCAGCGGACTGAAACAAGACGTCACCATTACCTACTTCAACCAGAGTTCGCGTTTCCGCGATGGAAAAGACCTTCTTGACGAATACGCCGATCTGTCGCCGCGCGTGCACATCAAGTATGTGGACCCGGACAAGGACCCTCAGTTGGCGCGGCAGGATGGTGTCCGTGACTTTGGCACGGCCGTCGTGCAGATGGGTGACAGAAAAGAGACCGCCAAAAGCATGACGGAAGAAGGCATTACCGGGGCCTTGATTCTTGCCATCAAGGGCGAGGCCCGCACGGTATGCTTCGCCACCGGAAGCGGCGAACACCAGATCGATGACACCGAGCGCGACGGCTTTTCCCGCTTCCGGGACCTGCTCTCTAAGGACGGCTATCAGTCACAGACCATCAACCTTCTGCAAAAGGCCGAGGTCCCCGGCAATTGCACCGCCATCGTCATCGCCGGACCAACGCATGACTATCAGCCGTCTGCTGTGGATGCCATCCGGAAATATGTGGAAAATGGCGGACGCGCCTTCTTCATGCTGGATCCGCCCTTCCAGTTGGGCCGCTCACAAATTGACCCCAACACTGCTCTGGCTGACCTCCTCAGCTCCTGGGGCATCACCCTGGATCAGGACCTGGTCCTCGACCTGAACCCCATTGGCCAGTTGGCGGGACTCGGCCCGCAGGTGGCCCTGGTGACCAGCTACAGCTTTCATCCCATTGTGAATGACCTGAAGGGCACGGCCGTCGGCCTTCCTCTTGCCCGCTCTCTGCAAATCAAAGACACCAGCAAGACCAGCGTCGAAGAACTGTTCGGTTCCTCCAGCACGAGCCTTGCCACCACAAACCTCTCCTCTGCGGCCGTGAACGTGGATGACCCGAAAAACAAAAAGGGCCCCTTCCCGCTGGCCGCAGCCGGGACCTACAACACAGGCAAAGAGAATTTGCAGGGCAGGTTTGTTGTTACCGGAAGCTCCAGCTGGGCCGCAAACCGTTTTCTTGGCTTTAATGGCAACGGAGACCTCGCCTTGAACGCAGTCAACTGGCTGACCTCCGATGAAGACCTGATTTCCATCCGCCCCAAAGAGCGCGATGACCGGCGCATCACCATGACCCGCGCACAATTGGGCCGTGTGCGCTTCACCAGCCAGTTCGGGCTTCCCCTTCTGGTTGTTGTTGCCGGGTTGCTGGTGTGGTGGAAGAGACGATAG
- a CDS encoding DUF4340 domain-containing protein, which translates to MSVRRLVLATGVLAILCGLLFWSQHHKTSARNSTLDAAAPSAVLTLDPSSIEQLTVHRKDAPAITLVKAPSGQWQIRSPQTFRADQDTVSSMLSALSPLVPDRILEDHSSPAALAAYGIRTPALEVDIQAKNKAAWKLLFGDTTPSGSDVYAMLSGDPRLFTIASYVKSSLDKDLDDLRDKHLLDLNADKVRQVELHRNSQDIVFVRQKQDWQIVRPRPLRTDTFAVDNLVSTLTGSTIASGQTMTSANVSAKFAQAAPVATVTLITDTDRQTLEVRKEKDNDYARSSVLEGAYKVDAALGQAVEKALDDFRSKKLFDFGEAVPEKIEIHDGAKDFLFTRNGSTWSSGGKSMDSVRMGSLVEKLRDLTASKLVHSGFTRPEIELSVTSDGGKRVERIQIATSGKDDLARRQGEDILYQLDASSITDILSAASDTRTASH; encoded by the coding sequence ATGAGCGTCCGTCGTTTGGTTCTCGCAACAGGTGTTCTGGCCATTCTCTGTGGTCTTCTCTTCTGGTCGCAGCACCACAAGACCTCTGCACGGAACAGCACCCTCGATGCCGCTGCTCCGTCCGCTGTGCTCACCCTGGACCCGTCCTCCATCGAGCAGTTGACGGTCCACAGAAAAGACGCACCGGCCATCACGCTCGTCAAAGCTCCCTCCGGACAGTGGCAAATTCGTAGTCCCCAGACGTTTCGCGCCGATCAGGACACTGTCTCTTCCATGCTCTCGGCCCTCTCGCCTCTGGTCCCCGATCGTATTCTCGAAGACCACTCTTCGCCCGCTGCACTTGCAGCCTATGGAATCAGGACTCCTGCTCTCGAAGTGGACATCCAGGCCAAAAATAAAGCGGCCTGGAAGCTGCTCTTTGGCGATACGACCCCGTCTGGAAGCGATGTTTACGCCATGCTTTCCGGAGACCCCCGTCTGTTCACCATCGCCAGCTATGTGAAAAGCAGTCTTGATAAAGACCTCGATGATCTGCGCGACAAGCACCTGCTGGACCTGAATGCAGACAAAGTCCGTCAGGTCGAACTGCACAGGAACTCGCAGGACATCGTATTTGTCCGGCAAAAGCAGGACTGGCAGATCGTCCGTCCCCGTCCACTCCGCACAGACACCTTTGCCGTAGACAACCTTGTCTCCACACTCACCGGCAGCACCATCGCATCGGGCCAGACCATGACCTCCGCCAACGTCTCTGCAAAATTTGCACAGGCCGCTCCTGTCGCAACTGTCACGCTCATCACCGATACAGACCGTCAGACGCTTGAGGTCCGCAAAGAGAAAGACAACGATTACGCCAGGTCCAGCGTCCTCGAAGGGGCCTACAAAGTAGATGCCGCCCTGGGTCAGGCCGTCGAAAAGGCCCTCGATGACTTCCGCAGCAAAAAGCTCTTCGACTTTGGAGAAGCCGTACCGGAAAAGATTGAAATCCACGACGGCGCCAAAGACTTCCTCTTCACCCGCAATGGTTCCACATGGTCGTCCGGAGGCAAAAGCATGGACAGCGTCCGTATGGGGTCCCTGGTTGAAAAGCTGCGCGATCTCACCGCAAGCAAGCTCGTACACTCCGGATTCACTCGTCCGGAGATTGAGCTCTCCGTGACATCGGATGGCGGAAAGCGCGTCGAGCGCATTCAGATTGCAACCTCAGGTAAGGACGATCTTGCCCGCCGGCAGGGGGAAGACATTCTCTATCAGCTCGATGCATCGTCGATCACAGACATCCTCAGCGCCGCCTCCGACACCCGCACCGCCAGCCACTAA
- the gltX gene encoding glutamate--tRNA ligase, producing the protein MEKKETRVRFAPSPTGLLHVGNARTALYNWLVARHTGGKFILRIEDTDVERSREEHETQLIEDLRWLGLSWDEGPEVGGPHGPYRQSERLEIYRSHTEQLLREGKAYRCFCTPEELEAERQKAIAEHRPQVYSGKCRALSPQDSEARAAAGAPFAVRLRIPEKPLRFHDIVRGEVAFPHETVSDPILVRSSGVPVYNYVVTIDDALMQITHVIRGDDHISNTPKQVAIYEAFGWPVPEFAHLSTILGSDRERLSKRHGATSIASFREMGILPEALVNYLALLGWGPEGGTRETFTAEELVHEFRLERVTASPAVFDFDKLHWLNRHYLKLADPARLLHLAWPYFEKSGWLPAQDHAEQQIGAWFAKLVALFLPSVDCLEQLPDKARFLFHLDVEAARTDPENTAILQTESAQRVLAAFAQRLRENAAPLTPEVFKSWMNSIKAETGAKGKDLFHPVRIALTGAHSGPEFDKLIPLMEEGSQCALPTHVASVRERVERFLSQ; encoded by the coding sequence ATGGAAAAGAAGGAGACGCGCGTCCGGTTTGCGCCTTCGCCCACCGGACTGCTGCATGTAGGCAATGCGCGCACGGCGCTTTATAACTGGCTGGTGGCCCGTCATACCGGGGGCAAATTCATCCTCCGCATTGAAGATACGGATGTGGAGCGTAGCAGGGAAGAGCACGAAACCCAGCTCATCGAGGACCTGCGCTGGCTCGGCCTTTCCTGGGATGAAGGCCCAGAGGTCGGTGGTCCGCATGGGCCCTACCGTCAATCGGAGCGTCTTGAGATTTATCGCAGCCACACAGAACAGCTCCTGCGCGAAGGCAAGGCCTACCGCTGCTTCTGCACTCCGGAAGAGCTGGAGGCCGAGCGCCAGAAGGCGATTGCTGAACACCGCCCACAGGTCTATTCCGGCAAGTGCCGCGCCCTCTCCCCGCAGGACTCCGAGGCCCGCGCCGCAGCAGGCGCCCCTTTCGCCGTGCGCCTGCGCATTCCGGAAAAACCCCTGCGCTTCCATGACATCGTGCGCGGCGAGGTCGCGTTTCCCCATGAGACCGTCTCTGACCCCATCCTGGTCCGCTCCAGCGGCGTGCCGGTCTATAACTATGTTGTCACCATCGATGATGCCCTGATGCAGATCACGCACGTCATTCGCGGCGACGACCACATCTCCAACACGCCCAAACAGGTGGCCATCTATGAGGCCTTCGGATGGCCGGTACCGGAGTTCGCGCACCTTTCCACCATCCTGGGCAGCGACCGCGAACGCCTCTCCAAGCGGCATGGCGCTACCTCGATTGCCAGCTTCCGGGAGATGGGCATCCTGCCCGAAGCGCTGGTCAATTATCTTGCCCTCCTCGGATGGGGCCCCGAGGGTGGCACACGCGAGACCTTTACCGCTGAGGAACTGGTCCACGAGTTCCGGCTGGAGCGCGTCACGGCCTCCCCGGCGGTCTTTGATTTCGACAAGCTCCACTGGCTGAACCGGCATTACCTCAAGCTGGCCGACCCGGCGCGCCTTCTCCATCTGGCATGGCCGTATTTTGAAAAATCTGGCTGGTTGCCGGCCCAGGACCACGCTGAGCAGCAGATCGGGGCCTGGTTCGCGAAACTCGTAGCGCTCTTTCTGCCTTCGGTCGACTGCCTGGAACAGCTGCCAGACAAAGCGCGTTTTCTCTTTCATCTGGATGTGGAGGCCGCCCGCACTGACCCGGAGAATACGGCCATTCTTCAGACGGAATCCGCACAGAGGGTCCTGGCCGCCTTTGCCCAGCGCCTCCGCGAAAATGCCGCACCGCTCACTCCGGAGGTCTTTAAAAGCTGGATGAACAGCATCAAGGCAGAAACCGGAGCCAAAGGGAAGGACCTCTTTCATCCCGTGCGCATCGCGCTCACCGGAGCACACTCCGGCCCTGAGTTCGACAAGCTCATTCCCCTCATGGAAGAAGGCAGCCAGTGCGCGCTTCCCACCCATGTGGCCAGCGTACGGGAGCGAGTGGAGCGGTTTCTCTCGCAATGA
- a CDS encoding LysR family transcriptional regulator gives MSMNLNHLRAFVAVAESLSFSRAANRLHISQPALSHQIRLLEEELETRLFLRDRRNVRLSATGQEILDDVVRLLDHADAIRHRARSSAKGSIGTLRIGFVASATHPVIPRMTQIFHKAFPKVALSLKNIPTVQQIDALRDHRIDIGVVRLPLHEPDIEIFPLFSEPFAVVFSRQHPLREKQKFSLRDLEKEPFVSYCERQAPAFFQHWTGLCRKSGFTPRIVQEASEMETVLALVSAGVGVAIVPQEIARRHKSSLVVLPLTRERIRSEIGLAFLRRNPAPLVQHMVHTLASSGLFERPSRRR, from the coding sequence ATGAGCATGAATCTGAACCACCTGCGGGCATTTGTTGCAGTTGCCGAGTCCCTCAGCTTCAGCCGGGCCGCAAATCGACTGCACATCTCCCAACCTGCTCTCAGCCACCAAATCCGCCTGCTGGAAGAGGAGCTTGAAACCAGACTCTTTCTTCGCGATCGCCGGAACGTCCGGTTGTCTGCAACCGGCCAGGAAATTCTCGATGATGTCGTTCGGCTCCTCGACCACGCCGATGCCATCCGGCACCGGGCCCGCAGTAGCGCGAAAGGTTCCATCGGTACGCTCAGAATTGGTTTTGTGGCCTCTGCAACTCACCCGGTCATTCCGCGCATGACCCAGATCTTCCACAAGGCCTTTCCCAAAGTCGCCCTCTCGCTGAAAAACATTCCTACCGTGCAGCAGATTGACGCTCTCCGTGATCACAGAATCGACATCGGTGTCGTACGACTGCCGCTCCACGAACCAGACATCGAAATCTTTCCTCTCTTCAGTGAACCCTTCGCTGTCGTGTTTTCCCGGCAGCATCCCCTTCGGGAGAAACAGAAATTTTCTCTCCGCGACCTGGAAAAGGAGCCGTTTGTTTCCTACTGTGAACGGCAGGCCCCCGCCTTTTTTCAGCACTGGACGGGCCTTTGCCGCAAGTCAGGCTTTACTCCCCGCATCGTACAGGAGGCCTCGGAAATGGAAACCGTCCTGGCCCTGGTCTCCGCCGGGGTCGGTGTTGCCATCGTGCCCCAGGAAATTGCCCGCCGCCACAAAAGCTCCCTTGTGGTTCTTCCGCTCACCCGCGAGCGCATTCGCTCCGAGATCGGCCTCGCTTTTCTCCGGCGAAACCCTGCTCCCCTCGTGCAGCACATGGTCCACACTCTGGCTTCTTCCGGCCTCTTTGAAAGGCCCTCGCGCAGACGCTGA